TTAGGAATACGATTTTCGGTGCGGTTATCTTGATAATACTTCACTAAATATATATATCGCTAAGATATTGCGATTTCGGAGTTTACGAGGCAGTCTGCAACACATAAAAAGTTTCGGATAACGGCGGAAGTCCCGATATTTTCTATCGTACAATATTTTTCTTTTTATACGTTTTATGCTATAATGCGTCCATAAACCAATACGCGCGCAAACCGCTCGTCACATTTTTGGAGGCCGCACATGCAGACGGAATTGCTTTCGCCCGATATCGAAACCCTCGTCAAAGAAGAACGATATGCCGATGTCGCACGTTTTTTGAATACTCATCATCCGACGGAAGACGCCGAACTCATCGAAGGATTGGAGCCGGAAGAGATATATCATCTGTTCAAAAAGCTCGATCCGCGTACGGCGATCGACATTTTCCGTGAACTTCCCGACACGCTCCAATCCGAAACCGCCGAACTTTTGAGCGACGGAGAGCTCACACGGCTGCTCAAAATACTGCCGCCCGACGAACGCACCGACCTCGCAAAATCGATTTCGGAAGACAGGCTCGACGAAGTGCTCCCGCTCCTCGCGCAAAAAGAACGCGACGAAATCAAAAAGCTTTCGTCCTATCCCGAAGGAACGGCAGGTTCGGTGATGACGACCGATTACGTCGCCTTTCCCGAATCGTTTACGGTGCAGGAAGCGATCAACCGCATACGGCTCGAGGGCGCGCAAAGGGAAGCGGTATCGGTCATATTCGTGCTCACCGAAGAAAGAAAACTGTGCGGCTACGTAACGCTCACCGATTTGATCCTCGCAAAACCTGCGGCAAGCCTCGCTTCCATAAAAAAAGAGCCGGCTGCGGAAATCACTGCGGACGCCGATCGGGAAGAAGCGTCGTTTACGATAACGAAATACGGTCTCCTTGTCCTCCCCGTCGTCGACAGCTCAGGGCTCCTCATCGGCATCATCACGCACGACGATGCGATGGACGTCGTCGAAGAAGAGCGTACGGAAGATATGGAACGCTTTATGGCGATCACCGGAAAACATCAGGAAACGTCGTACTTGAACACGTCCGCGTGGGCGCATTTTTCACGGCGCGTCATCTGGCTCGTCGTACTCGCGATATTCGATTTTTTTTCGGGCGCCGTACTGCAGACCTATCAGAATACGATCGCGCATCTCATGCTGCTCACGTTTTACATGCCCATGCTCACCGATATGGGAGGCAATACCGGAAGCCAAGCCGCGACGGTTATCGTTCGGGCGCTCGCGCTGAAAGAAATCGACAAACACGATATACTGCGCGTCGTATGGAAAGAGCTCCGCATTTCGCTCATGCTCGGTCTCGTGCTCGGAGCGATCGCATTTTTGCGCGTCAATCTTATGAGCGGCGGTACGACGATCCCCGCCACCCTCACCCTCGTACAGATAGGCACGGCTATAGCGATTGCGCTCGCAGTGCAGGTCATCTCCGCGACCATCATCGGTGCG
This Treponema socranskii subsp. buccale DNA region includes the following protein-coding sequences:
- the mgtE gene encoding magnesium transporter; translated protein: MQTELLSPDIETLVKEERYADVARFLNTHHPTEDAELIEGLEPEEIYHLFKKLDPRTAIDIFRELPDTLQSETAELLSDGELTRLLKILPPDERTDLAKSISEDRLDEVLPLLAQKERDEIKKLSSYPEGTAGSVMTTDYVAFPESFTVQEAINRIRLEGAQREAVSVIFVLTEERKLCGYVTLTDLILAKPAASLASIKKEPAAEITADADREEASFTITKYGLLVLPVVDSSGLLIGIITHDDAMDVVEEERTEDMERFMAITGKHQETSYLNTSAWAHFSRRVIWLVVLAIFDFFSGAVLQTYQNTIAHLMLLTFYMPMLTDMGGNTGSQAATVIVRALALKEIDKHDILRVVWKELRISLMLGLVLGAIAFLRVNLMSGGTTIPATLTLVQIGTAIAIALAVQVISATIIGAALPLASAAVKIDPALIASPALTTIVDITGLLIYFGITKAMLGI